The Zingiber officinale cultivar Zhangliang chromosome 10A, Zo_v1.1, whole genome shotgun sequence genome contains a region encoding:
- the LOC122027032 gene encoding cytochrome P450 81Q32-like: MNLGLNTYPPSSGMAADSLTFVRFLLHALLLVVLLLLTLLFLRRQRQNHRLPPSPPSFPLLGHLHLLKPPIHRSLAAISSAQGPVVLLRFGYRSVLLVSSPTAAEECFTVHDVAFANRPRILAGKILGYDFTSVAWAPYGPLWRDLRRIMSVHLLSSGRLRASSDARAAEIRTLARTLFLQHGGGAPRRLDMKSTLFDLAVGIIERLVAPLAGDAPNQRRIVREIVTEGFRESAATANAGDYMPAFMRALAWRRSEKRLMRLHKKRDGFWGSLIEQHRERQRTQEEDGGGEGSKTVVNIMLSLQNSDPEHYTDDLIKGLIMAMFSAGTDTSSVTMEWAMSLLLSYPRVLEKAATELDVKVGHSRLVSEDDLPNLPYLICIINETQRLYPAAPLLVPHESSQDCTVAGFDVPAGTMLLVNAWAIHRDAAVWDEPGKFKPERFMEGGAAAAAEGYKFLPFGMGRRRCPGEGLAMRVVGLTLATFIQCFEWQNVSPEEELDMAEGPGLIMPKAKPLEAMYKPRRSMLPLLSQL, from the exons ATGAATCTGGGCCTCAATACCTATCCTCCTTCCTCCGGAATGGCTGCGGATAGTTTGACCTTTGTCCGTTTTCTCCTCCATGCTCTGCTTCTCGTCGTTCTCCTCCTTCTCACTCTCCTCTTCCTCCGCCGTCAGCGACAAAACCACCGTCTACCGCCCAGTCCCCCTTCCTTTCCCTTGTTAGGTCACCTCCACCTCCTCAAACCGCCGATCCACCGCTCCCTCGCCGCCATTTCTTCCGCTCAAGGTCCCGTCGTCCTCCTCCGCTTCGGCTACCGCTCCGTACTCCTCGTCTCCTCTCCGACCGCCGCCGAAGAGTGCTtcaccgtccacgacgtcgccttCGCCAACCGCCCCCGCATCCTCGCCGGCAAGATCCTCGGCTATGACTTCACTTCCGTCGCCTGGGCCCCCTACGGCCCCCTCTGGCGCGACCTTCGTCGCATCATGTCCGTTCACTTGCTCTCTTCCGGCCGCCTCCGCGCCTCCTCCGACGCCCGCGCCGCTGAGATCCGCACCCTCGCGCGGACCCTCTTTCTCCAGCACGGCGGCGGCGCGCCGCGGAGGCTGGACATGAAATCGACTTTGTTCGACCTCGCGGTCGGCATCATCGAGCGGCTGGTGGCTCCGCTGGCCGGGGACGCGCCCAACCAGAGGCGGATAGTGAGGGAGATAGTGACCGAGGGATTTCGGGAGAGCGCTGCGACGGCGAACGCAGGGGACTACATGCCGGCGTTTATGAGAGCTTTAGCGTGGCGGAGATCGGAGAAGAGGCTGATGAGACTTCACAAAAAGAGGGATGGGTTTTGGGGTTCTCTCATAGAACAGCACCGGGAGAGACAGCGGACCCAGGAGGAGGATGGCGGCGGCGAAGGAAGCAAGACGGTGGTGAACATCATGCTGTCGCTGCAGAACAGCGATCCAGAACACTACACGGACGATCTCATCAAAGGCCTAATCATG GCAATGTTTTCAGCGGGAACAGATACCTCCTCCGTCACGATGGAATGGGCGATGAGCCTGCTGCTAAGCTATCCTCGCGTCCTGGAGAAGGCCGCCACAGAGCTCGACGTCAAGGTCGGTCATTCGCGTCTGGTCTCTGAAGACGACCTCCCcaacctcccctacttgatctgcATCATCAACGAAACCCAGCGCCTGTACCCCGCCGCCCCCCTCCTCGTGCCCCACGAATCCTCCCAAGACTGCACCGTTGCTGGCTTCGACGTCCCGGCCGGCACCATGCTGCTCGTCAACGCGTGGGCCATCCACAGGGACGCTGCGGTCTGGGACGAGCCGGGAAAGTTCAAGCCGGAGAGATTCATGGAAGGCGGTGCGGCGGCGGCGGCTGAAGGATACAAGTTCTTGCCGTTCGGGATGGGGCGGCGGCGTTGTCCAGGCGAGGGACTGGCTATGCGCGTGGTGGGGCTGACGCTGGCGACCTTCATCCAGTGCTTCGAGTGGCAGAATGTGTCGCCGGAGGAGGAGCTAGACATGGCGGAAGGGCCGGGGCTGATCATGCCCAAGGCCAAGCCACTGGAGGCCATGTACAAGCCACGCCGGAGCATGTTGCCCCTTCTGTCGCAGTTGTAG